A window from Passer domesticus isolate bPasDom1 unplaced genomic scaffold, bPasDom1.hap1 HAP1_SCAFFOLD_84, whole genome shotgun sequence encodes these proteins:
- the LOC135293168 gene encoding serine/threonine-protein kinase pim-1-like → MAEGKCLTSSRKEGRAPKGAGAASPAFGSAWPGPGPGPGSSRGPRRTQAVRPLPPPPLRLPRPELRRSAARPPAPSLPRVPPAGKEQEALQERYRLGSLLGRGGFGSVCSGTRLSDGAPVAIKRVPRNRIPHWSELPDGTSAPLEVVLQDKVSTGFPGVIQLLEWLELPSDIVMVLERPEQSQDLLHFIQARGFLHEEVARQLFRQVLEAVRHCTSCGVLHHDIKPENILVDLATGQAKLIDFGCGTYLQDTAYTHFAGTPSYSPPEWTRFGWYHGEPATIRSLGILLHQMVCGKMPFRRGWNFSWGQLSLPQRLSPECQNLIGWCLSMHSLDRPSLEEVFCHPWMQDIHLP, encoded by the exons aTGGCTGAAGGGAAATGTCTCACCTCCTCCCGAAAGGAAGGAAGGGCGCCCAAGGGcgctggggcggcatcgccggcttttggctccgcctggcccggccccggccccggccccggctcctcccggggcccgcggaggacacaggcggtgcggccgctcccgccgcctccgctgagGCTtccccggcccgagctccgccgctcggcagcgcggcccccggccccgagcctccc ccgcgtcccgcccgcagggaaggagcaggaggccctgcaggagcggtaccgcctgggttccctgctggggcgcGGCGGCTTCGGCAGCGTCTGCTCGGGGAcacggctctcggacggcgccccg gtggccatcaaaagggtgccacggaacCGCATCCCgcactggagcgagctg cccgacggcaccagcgctcccctggaggttgtgctgcaggacaaggtgtccactggcttccccggtgtcatccagctgctggagtggcttgagctccccagtgacattgtgatggtgctggagcggccagagcagtctcaggacctcctgcatttcattcaagcacgggggttcctgcacgaggaggtggcgcggcagctgttccgccaggtgctggaggccgtgcggcactgcaccagctgcggggtcctgcaccacgatatcaaaccagagaacatcctggttgacctggccaccgggcaggccaaattgattgactttggctgtggcacctacctgcaagacacagcctacactcactttgcag gaacaccatcatacagccccccggaatggacccgctttggctggtaccatggcgagccagctaccatccggtccctgggcatcctgctgcaccagatggtctgtgggaagatgcctttcaggaggggctggaacttcagctggggccagctctcgctgccacaacggctctctccag agtgccaaaatctgatcgGGTGGTGTTTATCTATGCACTCCTTggacagaccctcattagaagaggtgttctgtcatccttggatgcaggatattcatctgccctag